A single region of the Cucumis melo cultivar AY chromosome 3, USDA_Cmelo_AY_1.0, whole genome shotgun sequence genome encodes:
- the LOC103502649 gene encoding histone-lysine N-methyltransferase ATXR7 isoform X2: protein MQTDCLCRDGASISSRCIDIDEKNGSYSSVDMSFQLNGTSPDVPECCSSEGSSFQDKGLSGYSLPTCVSGWMYVNEQGQMCGPYIQEQLHEGLSTGFLPDELLVYPVFNGALTNPVPLKYFKQFPDHIATGFAYLNVDISNVGINGTHSDTCKIDLAMHRQEGSVEYGNPRTLCHDSQSGPLSLRYENGGCKQASNSELFCLTTSNLPSSVEGSCWLIMDHTGRKHGPYSLLQLYSWHQHGYLKDSVMIYHIESKFKPFTLFSAVNAWKAAIPPPLFSSDLKTNESYSLLKFISETSEGVSSQLHAGIMKAARKVVLDEIVGNIIGDFITVKKSERQIKVEQTNQTMKVCSLDSRMSEVTRGGDFPADSMPETRGFFSVPEKVSTDVVPVQSVKFVGSIDNFRETHAVICRMLFDYSLQVVWNAVSYDTVAEYSSRWRRRRFWSYRPHYSLASSGYRDRVKKIEKTPAEAALPRKESSLHGVSSVSVSKFKGAQTENYARSAVISLSVPVGHKSSRPTSHSGCERPKGDLKWMVEYLEKELHSSAKVSMAEYIRDILEEEVISSCNTSTDVKLDKVALDVSIQCSSINNYSNSFGELQCDSDDTRGGRNLGQLKLAPLPEVNLSNDTALNSVANSLYGVFKEICTNEGCAFNEDCNELLAPGLEENPTFLIPSPACKFRPSSSNKCYPKIEGYIMLAICRQKLHDAVLKEWTSSYKDDLLHQFISSWIASKKHCNPNGIVEGACDGGEASKVPDKLREGSERFLESSLVTGNYTYYRKKSSKKKLGSSDCATEGSPVVRNQPSEKSKKENVSVAVCEATDSEIASMTLKCIAKNKRKRDLSIKATCKQTCGEVTLSSSHSSGKTICGTKKLKFSPLVKDDNAKKDSVKHGKGRMIGSPLMIKNVDHVMNKCDRGVGAQEKLSVNVSKIKRKQKVDEASLPCNKVLTVADDFSKQAASKKVVAQKKKSDKSRKLNISIMSDGCARSSINGWDWRRWTLKASPAERARNRGFQYFYSDPIGPDVSTSHLSNGKGLSARTNRVKLRNLLAAADGADLLKASQLKARKKRLRFQRSKIHDWGLVALEPIEAEDFVIEYVGELIRPRISDIRERQYEKMGIGSSYLFRLDDGYVVDATKRGGVARFINHSCEPNCYTKVITVEGQKKIFIYAKRHISAGEEITYNYKFPLEEKKIPCNCRSRRCRGSLN from the exons gtgcAGGGATGGTGCTTCTATATCTTCACGTTGCATCGATATTGATGAAAAAAATGGTTCATATTCATCAGTAGATATGAGCTTCCAGTTGAACGGCACTAGCCCTGATGTTCCAGAATGTTGCAGTTCTGAGGGCTCCTCATTTCAAGATAAGGGTTTATCTGGGTATTCTTTGCCTACTTGTGTAAGTGGTTGGATGTATGTTAATGAACAAGGTCAAATGTGTGGCCCCTATATCCAAGAACAGCTTCATGAAGGTTTATCTACCGGTTTCTTGCCAGATGAGCTTCTTGTATATCCTGTTTTCAATGGAGCATTGACCAATCCTGTACCACTCAAATATTTTAAGCAGTTTCCTGATCATATTGCAACCGGTTTTGCATATTTGAATGTGGACATCTCCAACGTGGGTATTAATGGGACTCATTCTGATACTTGTAAAATTGATTTGGCTATGCATAGGCAAGAGGGCTCGGTGGAGTATGGGAATCCACGGACTCTTTGTCATGATTCACAATCTGGCCCTCTAAGTCTCAGATATGAAAATGGTGGCTGTAAACAGGCTTCAAATTCTGAACTATTTTGCTTAACTACTTCCAATCTTCCATCG TCAGTTGAAGGATCCTGCTGGTTGATTATGGATCATACAGGGAGGAAACATGGTCCTTATTCTCTTCTACAATTATATTCTTGGCATCAGCATGGATACCTGAAGGACTCAGTAATG atataccatattgaaagcaaatTCAAACCCTTCACATTATTTTCTGCGGTGAATGCATGGAAAGCTGCGATACCTCCACCTCTATTCTCATCTGATCTCAAAACCAATGAGAGTTATTCTTTACTGAAATTTATATCTGAAACTTCTGAAGGAGTTTCATCTCAACTACACGCTGGAATAATGAAAGCAGCACGCAAAGTGGTGCTTGATGAGATTGTTGGCAACATCATTGGAGATTTTATCACCGTGAAGAAATCTGAAAGACAAATTAAGGTTGAACAAACCAACCAGACTATGAAGGTTTGCTCTCTGGACAGTAGAATG TCAGAAGTTACTAGAGGAGGGGATTTTCCTGCTGATTCTATGCCAGAAACACGAGGCTTTTTTAGTGTTCCCGAGAAAGTTTCTACTGATGTTGTTCCTGTTCAGTCTGTTAAATTCGTTGGCAGCATCGATAATTTTAGGGAGACACATGCAGTTATTTGCCGAATGCTTTTTGACTACTCCTTACAAGTAGTTTGGAATGCTGTTTCTTATGATACAGTGGCAGAATATTCATCTAGGTGGCGGAGGAGAAGATTTTGGTCTTATCGTCCTCACTATAGTTTAGCTTCTAGTGGATATAGAGATCGTGtcaaaaagattgaaaaaacaCCTGCTGAAGCT GCTTTACCACGGAAAGAATCTTCTCTTCATGGTGTCAGTTCCGTATCAGTTTCCAAGTTTAAGGGAGCACAGACGGAAAACTATGCACGCTCAGCTGTTATATCTCTGTCAGTTCCTGTTGGACACAAATCTTCTAGGCCAACAAGCCATTCTGGTTGTGAGAGGCCAAAGGGAGATTTGAAATGGATGGTGGAATACCTCGAAAAAGAGCTTCATTCCTCTGCAAAGGTATCTATGGCCGAGTATATTCGGGATATCCTTGAGGAAGAAGTGATAAGTTCATGTAACACCTCAACAGATGTCAAATTAGATAAG GTTGCTCTTGATGTATCTATTCAATGTTCTAGTATTAACAATTACTCGAACTCCTTTGGTGAACTGCAATGTGATTCAGACGATACACGTGGGGGTAGAAATTTGGGTCAACTTAAACTAGCTCCGTTGCCAGAGGTTAATCTGTCTAATGATACAGCGTTGAATTCTGTTGCGAATTCATTATATGGAGTTTTCAAAGAAATCTGTACAAATGAAGGTTGTGCTTTTAATGAAGATTGCAATGAATTGCTAGCTCCTGGTCTTGAGGAAAATCCTACCTTTCTCATTCCATCTCCTGCTTGTAAATTTCGTCCTTCCAGCTCAAATAAGTGCTATCCTAAGATTGAAGGATACATTATGCTTGCAATATGCAGGCAGAAATTACACGATGCAGTTCTTAAGGAATGGACTTCGTCATACAAAGACGATCTTCTTCATCAGTTTATTTCTTCGTGGATTGCATCAAAGAAACATTGTAATCCTAATGGAATTGTG GAAGGAGCATGTGATGGTGGTGAGGCCTCTAAAGTACCGGACAAATTAAGGGAAGGATCAGAACGCTTCTTGGAGTCTTCTCTTGTAACTGGTAATTATACTTATTACCGCAAGAAGTcatcgaagaaaaagttagGATCTTCAGATTGTGCTACTGAGGGTAGTCCTGTTGTACGAAATCAACCATCTGAAAagtcaaagaaagaaaatgttTCTGTTGCTGTGTGTGAGGCTACTGACTCTGAAATTGCTTCTATGACACTTAAATGTATTgcaaaaaataaaaggaaaagggaCTTGTCTATTAAGGCCACCTGCAAGCAGACTTGTGGAGAAGTTACATTATCCAGTAGTCATTCTTCTGGGAAAACCATATGTGGTactaaaaagttaaaattttcaCCTCTTGTTAAAG ATGATAATGCCAAGAAGGATTCTGTGAAACATGGGAAAGGGAGAATGATAGGTTCACCATTGATGATAAAAAATGTTGACCATGTTATGAACAAATGTGATCGTGGAGTTGGTGCCCAGGAAAAGCTTT CTGTGAATGTATCAAAGATAAAGAGGAAGCAGAAGGTTGATGAGGCATCCTTGCCTTGTAATAAGGTCTTGACAGTTGCAGATGATTTTAGTAAGCAAGCAGCAAGTAAGAAGGTTGTAGCTCAAAAGAAAAAGTCTGATAAATCTAGGAAGTTAAACATCTCCATTATGTCGGATGGTTGTGCTCGTTCATCAATTAATGGATGGGACTGGCGTAGATGGACACTGAAAGCAAGTCCTGCTGAGAGAGCTCGTAATAGGggttttcaatatttttattctGATCCAATAGGTCCCGATGTCAGTACATCTCATTTGTCAAATGGCAAAGGCCTTTCAGCACGAACAAATAGAGTGAAGTTGAGGAATCTTCTTGCTGCTGCTGACGGTGCCGACCTTTTAAAAGCATCTCAATTAAAG GCAAGGAAAAAACGTCTCCGCTTTCAACGTAGTAAGATTCATGACTGGGGTCTAGTTGCCCTGGAGCCGATCGAAGCAGAGGATTTTGTAATTGAATACGTTGGTGAACTAATTCGCCCGCGG ATTTCTGATATAAGGGAACGCCAGTATGAGAAGATGGGAATTGGAAGCAGTTATCTTTTTAGACTTGACGATGGTTATGTG
- the LOC103502649 gene encoding histone-lysine N-methyltransferase ATXR7 isoform X3 has product MSFQLNGTSPDVPECCSSEGSSFQDKGLSGYSLPTCVSGWMYVNEQGQMCGPYIQEQLHEGLSTGFLPDELLVYPVFNGALTNPVPLKYFKQFPDHIATGFAYLNVDISNVGINGTHSDTCKIDLAMHRQEGSVEYGNPRTLCHDSQSGPLSLRYENGGCKQASNSELFCLTTSNLPSSVEGSCWLIMDHTGRKHGPYSLLQLYSWHQHGYLKDSVMIYHIESKFKPFTLFSAVNAWKAAIPPPLFSSDLKTNESYSLLKFISETSEGVSSQLHAGIMKAARKVVLDEIVGNIIGDFITVKKSERQIKVEQTNQTMKVCSLDSRMSEVTRGGDFPADSMPETRGFFSVPEKVSTDVVPVQSVKFVGSIDNFRETHAVICRMLFDYSLQVVWNAVSYDTVAEYSSRWRRRRFWSYRPHYSLASSGYRDRVKKIEKTPAEAALPRKESSLHGVSSVSVSKFKGAQTENYARSAVISLSVPVGHKSSRPTSHSGCERPKGDLKWMVEYLEKELHSSAKVSMAEYIRDILEEEVISSCNTSTDVKLDKVALDVSIQCSSINNYSNSFGELQCDSDDTRGGRNLGQLKLAPLPEVNLSNDTALNSVANSLYGVFKEICTNEGCAFNEDCNELLAPGLEENPTFLIPSPACKFRPSSSNKCYPKIEGYIMLAICRQKLHDAVLKEWTSSYKDDLLHQFISSWIASKKHCNPNGIVEGACDGGEASKVPDKLREGSERFLESSLVTGNYTYYRKKSSKKKLGSSDCATEGSPVVRNQPSEKSKKENVSVAVCEATDSEIASMTLKCIAKNKRKRDLSIKATCKQTCGEVTLSSSHSSGKTICGTKKLKFSPLVKDDNAKKDSVKHGKGRMIGSPLMIKNVDHVMNKCDRGVGAQEKLSVNVSKIKRKQKVDEASLPCNKVLTVADDFSKQAASKKVVAQKKKSDKSRKLNISIMSDGCARSSINGWDWRRWTLKASPAERARNRGFQYFYSDPIGPDVSTSHLSNGKGLSARTNRVKLRNLLAAADGADLLKASQLKARKKRLRFQRSKIHDWGLVALEPIEAEDFVIEYVGELIRPRISDIRERQYEKMGIGSSYLFRLDDGYVVDATKRGGVARFINHSCEPNCYTKVITVEGQKKIFIYAKRHISAGEEITYNYKFPLEEKKIPCNCRSRRCRGSLN; this is encoded by the exons ATGAGCTTCCAGTTGAACGGCACTAGCCCTGATGTTCCAGAATGTTGCAGTTCTGAGGGCTCCTCATTTCAAGATAAGGGTTTATCTGGGTATTCTTTGCCTACTTGTGTAAGTGGTTGGATGTATGTTAATGAACAAGGTCAAATGTGTGGCCCCTATATCCAAGAACAGCTTCATGAAGGTTTATCTACCGGTTTCTTGCCAGATGAGCTTCTTGTATATCCTGTTTTCAATGGAGCATTGACCAATCCTGTACCACTCAAATATTTTAAGCAGTTTCCTGATCATATTGCAACCGGTTTTGCATATTTGAATGTGGACATCTCCAACGTGGGTATTAATGGGACTCATTCTGATACTTGTAAAATTGATTTGGCTATGCATAGGCAAGAGGGCTCGGTGGAGTATGGGAATCCACGGACTCTTTGTCATGATTCACAATCTGGCCCTCTAAGTCTCAGATATGAAAATGGTGGCTGTAAACAGGCTTCAAATTCTGAACTATTTTGCTTAACTACTTCCAATCTTCCATCG TCAGTTGAAGGATCCTGCTGGTTGATTATGGATCATACAGGGAGGAAACATGGTCCTTATTCTCTTCTACAATTATATTCTTGGCATCAGCATGGATACCTGAAGGACTCAGTAATG atataccatattgaaagcaaatTCAAACCCTTCACATTATTTTCTGCGGTGAATGCATGGAAAGCTGCGATACCTCCACCTCTATTCTCATCTGATCTCAAAACCAATGAGAGTTATTCTTTACTGAAATTTATATCTGAAACTTCTGAAGGAGTTTCATCTCAACTACACGCTGGAATAATGAAAGCAGCACGCAAAGTGGTGCTTGATGAGATTGTTGGCAACATCATTGGAGATTTTATCACCGTGAAGAAATCTGAAAGACAAATTAAGGTTGAACAAACCAACCAGACTATGAAGGTTTGCTCTCTGGACAGTAGAATG TCAGAAGTTACTAGAGGAGGGGATTTTCCTGCTGATTCTATGCCAGAAACACGAGGCTTTTTTAGTGTTCCCGAGAAAGTTTCTACTGATGTTGTTCCTGTTCAGTCTGTTAAATTCGTTGGCAGCATCGATAATTTTAGGGAGACACATGCAGTTATTTGCCGAATGCTTTTTGACTACTCCTTACAAGTAGTTTGGAATGCTGTTTCTTATGATACAGTGGCAGAATATTCATCTAGGTGGCGGAGGAGAAGATTTTGGTCTTATCGTCCTCACTATAGTTTAGCTTCTAGTGGATATAGAGATCGTGtcaaaaagattgaaaaaacaCCTGCTGAAGCT GCTTTACCACGGAAAGAATCTTCTCTTCATGGTGTCAGTTCCGTATCAGTTTCCAAGTTTAAGGGAGCACAGACGGAAAACTATGCACGCTCAGCTGTTATATCTCTGTCAGTTCCTGTTGGACACAAATCTTCTAGGCCAACAAGCCATTCTGGTTGTGAGAGGCCAAAGGGAGATTTGAAATGGATGGTGGAATACCTCGAAAAAGAGCTTCATTCCTCTGCAAAGGTATCTATGGCCGAGTATATTCGGGATATCCTTGAGGAAGAAGTGATAAGTTCATGTAACACCTCAACAGATGTCAAATTAGATAAG GTTGCTCTTGATGTATCTATTCAATGTTCTAGTATTAACAATTACTCGAACTCCTTTGGTGAACTGCAATGTGATTCAGACGATACACGTGGGGGTAGAAATTTGGGTCAACTTAAACTAGCTCCGTTGCCAGAGGTTAATCTGTCTAATGATACAGCGTTGAATTCTGTTGCGAATTCATTATATGGAGTTTTCAAAGAAATCTGTACAAATGAAGGTTGTGCTTTTAATGAAGATTGCAATGAATTGCTAGCTCCTGGTCTTGAGGAAAATCCTACCTTTCTCATTCCATCTCCTGCTTGTAAATTTCGTCCTTCCAGCTCAAATAAGTGCTATCCTAAGATTGAAGGATACATTATGCTTGCAATATGCAGGCAGAAATTACACGATGCAGTTCTTAAGGAATGGACTTCGTCATACAAAGACGATCTTCTTCATCAGTTTATTTCTTCGTGGATTGCATCAAAGAAACATTGTAATCCTAATGGAATTGTG GAAGGAGCATGTGATGGTGGTGAGGCCTCTAAAGTACCGGACAAATTAAGGGAAGGATCAGAACGCTTCTTGGAGTCTTCTCTTGTAACTGGTAATTATACTTATTACCGCAAGAAGTcatcgaagaaaaagttagGATCTTCAGATTGTGCTACTGAGGGTAGTCCTGTTGTACGAAATCAACCATCTGAAAagtcaaagaaagaaaatgttTCTGTTGCTGTGTGTGAGGCTACTGACTCTGAAATTGCTTCTATGACACTTAAATGTATTgcaaaaaataaaaggaaaagggaCTTGTCTATTAAGGCCACCTGCAAGCAGACTTGTGGAGAAGTTACATTATCCAGTAGTCATTCTTCTGGGAAAACCATATGTGGTactaaaaagttaaaattttcaCCTCTTGTTAAAG ATGATAATGCCAAGAAGGATTCTGTGAAACATGGGAAAGGGAGAATGATAGGTTCACCATTGATGATAAAAAATGTTGACCATGTTATGAACAAATGTGATCGTGGAGTTGGTGCCCAGGAAAAGCTTT CTGTGAATGTATCAAAGATAAAGAGGAAGCAGAAGGTTGATGAGGCATCCTTGCCTTGTAATAAGGTCTTGACAGTTGCAGATGATTTTAGTAAGCAAGCAGCAAGTAAGAAGGTTGTAGCTCAAAAGAAAAAGTCTGATAAATCTAGGAAGTTAAACATCTCCATTATGTCGGATGGTTGTGCTCGTTCATCAATTAATGGATGGGACTGGCGTAGATGGACACTGAAAGCAAGTCCTGCTGAGAGAGCTCGTAATAGGggttttcaatatttttattctGATCCAATAGGTCCCGATGTCAGTACATCTCATTTGTCAAATGGCAAAGGCCTTTCAGCACGAACAAATAGAGTGAAGTTGAGGAATCTTCTTGCTGCTGCTGACGGTGCCGACCTTTTAAAAGCATCTCAATTAAAG GCAAGGAAAAAACGTCTCCGCTTTCAACGTAGTAAGATTCATGACTGGGGTCTAGTTGCCCTGGAGCCGATCGAAGCAGAGGATTTTGTAATTGAATACGTTGGTGAACTAATTCGCCCGCGG ATTTCTGATATAAGGGAACGCCAGTATGAGAAGATGGGAATTGGAAGCAGTTATCTTTTTAGACTTGACGATGGTTATGTG